The genomic stretch TTGTTATTTGATAATATATGAATGATTAATTATGTTGTTCTCTATAGATGTATGTATGATTCAATAAAAATCTTGTAAAAAATCAAATGAATCAAACCAACTCAAACCATATTtatttggtttggtttagttcgaTTTTATTTATAAAAGTCAACTGAACCAAAACAAACCTCACACTTTTTTTTCTTACGATTCAGGTGATTTTTAGCGTCAAAACCGCTCAAATCGTACCGCACAACCCCATAACTAGACTTATGTAAAATAAATTTTTCTAAGGCaaaattattatattattattattattattattattattattattattattattattattattattattattattattattattattatatattattattattattatattattttattattattattattattatattattattattattattatattattattattattattattattattattattattattattattattattactattattattattattattattattattatattattattatttactattattactattattattattattattattattattattattattattattattattattattattattattattattattattattattattattattattattattattattattattattattattattattattattattattattattattattatattattattattattattattattattatttattattattattattattattattattattattattattttattattattattattattattattattattattattattattattatattattattattatattattatattattattattattattattattattattattattattattattattattattattattattattattattattattatattattattattattttattattattattattattattattattattattattattattattattattattattattattattattattattattattattattattattattattattattattattattattattattattattattattattcttattattattattattatattcttattattattattattattattattattattattattattattattatttattattattatattattattattattattattattattattattattattattattattattattattcttattattattattattattattattcttattattattattattattattatattattattattattattattattattattattattattattattattattattatattattattattattattattattattattttattattattattattattattattattattattattattattattattattattattatattattattattattattattattattattattattattattattattattattattattattattattattattatattattattattattattattattattattattattattattattattattattatagcTCTGTTTGCCAAAAGTGGAGTATTATCAACCAAAAAATAATTCAGAAGTTAGTTGAGGGTTTAGCCGAAATTTCAGCCCATTGAATGGAAATTAATTAGTCTAATTAGTTAGTCAACTGATTGATGAATAAAAGAGTAATATGAATGAGCTTATTTAAATGGtcttctatttttattttttcttaaCATAAACTTTTTTATTTGTAAATTTCTTAGTATCCATACTAATTTATGGTATACCACTTACTCAAAAATATTTACTACCCGTAATAGTTTAATTTGTTTCAAGACATTTATCAACTTAAAAACGAAATATGAACAATAAGTAAGTTTTAAGTTTTTTTAATCGAACATGCTAGTATAGTTAATATTTTGTAGGGGGTGGAGATTGAAGTCTCTCTCAACGAATAAGTCGTtgtttcattttttttctttatgCATTATATTCTGTGAGTATGACCAAGACTCATCTTAATTTTAGCTATAAGACAAAGAAtttaataaaagaaaagaaaaaacaataAACTTTGAACTCCTTTAAAACAAAACTATAAAACTAACAGTGAATTTCTTTTAGCTAGACTGTATTACCAAATGCAGAATCTAGTGAACACAAACACAAGCACACACCTTTTGTATGTTTTATTTGAATAGTAAATGATTTCTTTTATCCTTTCCTTCGGGTCGTTGGGTCCCATGACATTTCAATGGTGTCAAGTATATTCTTGTATACTCCGAAAAGCTTACAACCAAACAATCCAAGGCAACGAAAACGTAATCTATGGGTTTTGGATTACTTTGACTATACCATTTCATCCAAGTTATGCCATATGTTGTCCATTTCTTCAGGCAACAGAAACAACTAGTTTTTCAATAGCTCCCAACAAGTTTTCCCACATTTGAAGCATAGTAACATGTTCCTAAATTTAACCCAGCAGCTAAGAATAACTTTCGGAACAAAAGTGCCGTCATCTAATTAAAATAGAGATGACCAACACTTACCTCCCACGACATTTATATACTCAATATATCAAATCATTTAACGACTTTTCTTTGCAAGAGACGTCATAGGGACGACATAACAACGAATCTATTTCAAACTGCAAGAGGGAAATAAGTATACAAAAAATATTTTGCTACAATAATCCCCAGATATATATTTATTTAAAGCTCCTCAGTCAAATGAGTTCCACTTGATACAAGCTAAAATAAAATACGCAAAGATCCAAATACATCACAAAATCATCCACTTATTTTTTGTCTTGTCCAAAATGGGAAAAATAATAAAAAGGGTACATAGACCCCCAACTTGAAAACAGTGAATTATAAAATCCAGATTCATCCCATTTTCCAATTTTCCATTCTCTATCCATCTATAAAAGAGATTAACGTAAATAATAGATTAATGACTCATGAGTCTCACTAATCTATCAATTATGTTTATCTGTCTTATATGTAGAAAATGGTGCGAATCCGGACTCCAAATTATCAGTGAGTTATTGAAGAAGCAACGGTCTAGAAATCAGACAGTTCAAACTGGAAAAACAATAGGACTATATCAGAAATAACATCTGAAAGTTGCCCAATGAAAGGTTGCATTGCAAAGCATATCGCTCCACCTATTAAAAACCCCATAAAAAAGACTATGCAACAATGTAGTAGGCGATCCATTATCATAGTAATTGATTTTGATTCCTGCAGGTTATTCAAGCAGCAGCAGCAGAGACACAACAACGATATCAAATTTCACTTTCCCTACAACAGGAAAATCCCCTCCAAATACAAATAATGCCAAGCATGTCCAGCAGCACCCAGCATTTTGTATGACTTCAAAAGGGAACTTTATTCCTCATTAAGAGTTATTCAGTATTATAACCTAACTTTGTTTAGGGAGAACTTGGCCTGATTAGCCCAACCTTTCCATCCGTCTTTCCTAGCAATTTGGACAAATGATGAGAACAATTAGAGCAAAGCAATTCCAGACAAAATGTTTCTTCATACTCGCCGTCATTGATGCACCGGCCACACTGACTACATCGAGGTATGCAAAGCGTGCAAGCCCGACACACCTGAGACGCATGCCCCACCACCCCCTGACAGCCTTCTGCTGGACAATCATACACAAGCCTTAAATTCTCACATCGAGGACAAAGTTCAATGTCTATGGACCGATTATCATCGCAGGGCAGATACAAATTCCAACGGCAATAGAAATGCGGTTTGTTGGAAAGCTTCTTCAGTTGACTGTCAGCGCGGGAATGCCCCTGCAGTTGACTGTCAGTATGAGATTGCTCCTGTTGTTGACTGTCAGTGCTCAATAAGAGCTTTATTTCTTCAAAATGCTTTGGTGTAACACCATAAAGGCCGCCTATGTGTAAATGCTTCACCCCTTGTGCACCCAGAGAGTTTTTGTAAGCTTTTAACATACCCACAATACCTTCAATACTTAATCTTGTACATCCGGGAACACTCAACTGCATAGATTCACCAGAGGAAAAAACACACATGGTTATTTGTAAAGAATGTCAATATAAGACATTAACAACTCTGAACTTAAGATGAGATCAAATAGTATTCAAAGCTCAAAGCAGTTAATACTATAACAGCAGACAAAGTCAGGGATTATCAAGCTTAGCATACCAACACTAAATCACATCATATGTGAAACTACCAATAATATTAGTAAACTTACTTCAGTGCCAAGATCTATCAAAACGCAAAAGACTAATTTAACCCAAATGCATCTGAATAGTAAAGGAAGCATGACTGGATCAGAGTCAATAGTTGGAACAATTAATAATGTGCCTCAACTCAATCTATAGTATATTTTTCTTGCATACCTTTCCCTTCAAATTGGGGGTTTAATACCTACAAATGCAACAACAATGTGCTGAAACATGGATACTTCTAAAATGGTAAAGTACTGGACATGGTAGGTATCCTATACCAGTACCCGTACCGGTGGTACtacatttttttattattatgttCAAGTTAAAATTGTAGTTTCCTCATATATTATTAAAAATTGTAGTTTCCTCATATATTATTAATACCAATGTTGCGAGTCTACACAAAATCAATAAAGGATGAATCGTAAGATCCTACACAACTTGGTagaaaatatatttatatatgtATAATTGCATAAACATGCCCAAAAATCATCAGATATGAAGAGAGTCAATTCTAAATCATAACATTAAACTAAGTTCATAAACATAAATTTATAGTATTTATAAGTTCACAACCATAAATTCATAACCAAAACAAAACATAAATTCATAACCATAAAAACTGAGTTCAAAATGAAAACAATCTAAAAACAACAATTCTAGACTTTCAAGATGTCATCCACTCATAAAACCTGATGCGGTAAGCGGTAGGGCAACGCCTCGTTCGAACAAAGGAGGAAACAGTGCAAAGAGTCGGTGACATCTTGTTTGAATGAGGGAGGAAGCGGTGCGGAGAGTGGGCGATATCTAGTTTGAATGAAGGAGGGAGCAGTGCGGAGAGTGGGCTATGTCTCGTTTGAATGAAGGAGGAAGTGGTGCAGAGAGTCGGCGACGTCTCGTATGAATGAAGGAAGAAGCAGTGTGGCAACAATAGAATGAGAAAGAGGTGTACTTGATCAAAGAAGGATGAGGAATACCTTATCAAAGTAGGAGAAGGATGAGGAATACTTGATCACAGAGGAAGATCATTCGGTTTCATCAGAAAAGCGCAATACTCTTTTTATCTATTGAGGCAAAGATGATACTCTTTTCTTTCTACCGCTGCAAAGATGCTAAAATCTGATTGCGTTCTTATTTATTAAATAATCAAACATGGGTTTTGGTTTAAAACCAGACCCATACCGGCCCAACTTAAAAATTAGGATTTTTCCAAAAACTTCCGCAGCCATTGTAACTCTGAACGAGCTGGCTGTGGAGCTTGGCCGAGTTTTCCATCTCCAACTCCACCTGGATTGCAGCACGCAAGAGACAGATTGAGGCAACTCACGATTTCGCATATATTGATTGTTACAATATTATTTACGTATTTTAGTTCATTTGTTGATGTAGCTTAACATAATTTTTGACATTTTAAATTGTTATTGTGATGTTTTACAGTGAATTGAACAACTTAATTCCTTCATGTTACATTATATTATAAAAATAAGTTCTCATTTTTTAATTACGTACTTGTACCTTGTTTTTTTAAAACATATTGTATCATGTACCCAGTACCTAAGCATCATAGCTACAACGCGATATCGTAACACATTTTCTACCAATGCATGATGGAAAACAAACAGCAACATAAATAGACAGTAGGAGTGAAGGATATATAATCTTTAATCATTTTGGATATAAATAAGCATATGAATCGAGCATTTTCTACATGAAGCATTTCCTGCATCTACATTGGCATGTGCATCAACCAAAAAACGAGTATCCTTGAGAAAAATCTAGAATCCTTAAATCAACTTCCTTAGTGGAACAAAAAAACCTCAGGAAACAACTAACTGGGATGACATACAAAGGTCAAAATGTTCAAAACAGGATCTGCTGACTTCTCTAACTTATTAAAAAAAATTGGCAACCAATGGAGTTTAAAGTAAATTATGTCCCCAATTCACCATTTAATAAATACAAATCAACAGCAATATCATATTTATTATATACAATTCCACAAATGCATGCTATATGAACATAAACGTATCTAAATTCCAATTTGAACttcaaaaaaataaatataatagCCTAATGCATGCTCACCTTGATTATTTTGGGATTGACTTCAAGAACACGCCTTAGACCATCATCAGTTATCCTAGAACACTCCACCAAACTCAGACACTCAAGTTTACCTTGAGCCCTACTGGTTAATTCCAAAAGAACATCATCAGTGATCCTTTCATTTAAAGGCTGGTCAACATGGATACTTTTCCACAGAAGTGTATCCGTTCGAACAGTAAAATGCAGATATTTACATACTCTCTCAACAGCAAGAAGACCAGACAAACCCAAATAGGGGAGAGAATAGATTATAGCTGGATGAGGAGAGTGTTCATCTCCTGCATGACAATTCACATCATTCATGTTCATGTCACCCGACACGCCAGCAACAGCCACGTCTTTATAATCAAAACCAAAACCCATTACGCCATCCATGTCACGAGAAGATTCGGCACTAAAGCTGCAGGAAGCTTCTCCAACTTCTCTCTGAGAATACTCAGAGAATCCACTCACCCCTTGAAATCTATTCTCCTCCATGCCCACATTTCCCCACTGGGGAAACGTGTGGAACCTCACAGCATTGTTCCAAATGAAATTCAACCCAGCAAACAAAGGGTAATTCTCACCACTCGTACCAATCTCATCCCCACCATACCCACCATATCCACCATATTCGAAATCCAAATCCTCCAGCCATCCAGTGATGGCTGTGAAGGTAGTACCAATCCCCATGCCAAAAGGATCTGTAGGCAAACGATCAATAATATCATTAGAAACAGAATCCTGAGTGGCACTAACACCCCCTCTATCACATCTATCATTTCCATAATCAAAACAATTATCAACATCGCACCAACCATTACCAAATCCGTCACCACCGCTACCACCACCACTCATCTCAGGAATACCATCCACCCGGTACCCATTCCCCATTCTCATCGGAGAAACCAAATTATCCTCCGCCATACCACCAGGAAAAAAAGAACGATGAGAGAAATTCAATGCCATCACATATATTTTCCTTCCCTGTCTATATATACACAAACCCTAACAAAACCAATCAGCCACAAACCCTAATTTTTTTGGGGGTAATTCTAATAAAAACAAcaatttctctttttttttccttttgattCTAAAGAGGAAAACGAAACGTgataaaaaaaacgaaaataaaaaaaCTGAAAGAGATCTATCAAGAAAACCCTCGATTTCGGATAGCAAACTAAAACAACGCACCAAAAACTTCACGGAGTTTCTTGCGAGGAAGAATCCAATTATAACaataaacaaaatcaaaaatctaaaaaataaaaacagcTAGAATCGAATCGAATCGAAACGAAACAGATGAAGAAAAACACAATCGTATTTTTTTCTTCGAGAAATGAAAACCAAAACGACGAAATTTCAACTaattttttttgttgttttttttgcAGTTGGTAGAGGATTGAAAACGAAAAGAGGATGAAAGTGGAATCGAAGAAACAATGAGAGCGTGTTAGTTGAGAgatttgaagaaaaaaaatagaatGAAGAGGAATTGGGAGAGGAACCCTAATTAAGTTGAGGGAATGAAAATGGAAAGGGTGCGAAAGAGAAGGGAAATTAGTGGTTAGGATTAGGGAAGAAATAAGGAAAATTCGGAGGGAATTATTGTGTCGTGGTGGCTTTTTCTTTCTTCCCCCTAGAGTGGGTGTGTGTGACGATGCCGATCGATCGAGTTCGCGGAAAATATGTGTAAGATAGAGAGAAACTGTAGGACAATATTAACTGAGTCAAGAGGTAAAAATAAAGAGACAGACTAACGGTGAATGTTGAATGATATTCGACACGTGGCGGTTCAACCAAAGGAAATATATATGACGTCATATAAAATACAAAGATTCTATTTTATTCTATTTCCTCCAAAATAACGCATGTAGCTGATAATAAATATTTTTGATACGGAGGTGGTTAAAAATGACTATCCATTATAGTACCGTACACACTActtcttttatttcttttaaatcaatattaaatattataatttttttaggATAGAGAATCTTATAAATTATTTATGTATGTATTGTAGTTAAAACAATTTAAGGCTGTTAACTAAAATACTGTTTAAATGTTATTTTGAGTAAAATACGAAGAAGTCCAAAATTTggtatttttatttttatttattactttttaatttatttttaataagATAAAATATTATTCTAGATTTTATTTTCATTTActtttttataattttatatgTTGATTATAAAAGCATATGTATAATAAGAATTTAATACTGAATCAACACGTTTTGggtttatttaaaaaaaataataataaagaagCTAGAATACAAATTTAGTTAAACTAACAAGGGTCCGTGAATAAAAGTCCATGTCGGATGGGTATTTGACATTTGTTGTAACTATACATGTTTGATTTTCGAGAAAATAAGATAGGTTCTAACAATGTATAGTAACTCAACATGTTTGCTTTCAAAATTATTTATTTTACAATTTAATTAACAACTTATAACTAATATACTTATTTTGGAAAAATATCAATTGGTCTGATAAAACTGATAACATTGTGCAATACAAGAAGTGCATTCTACATTATTGCATTTAAGACTGATAAATAAGTTGATTCTTACCAAAAGGATGCACACCAGACTGAAGCCGTTTATTCATTTTAAGTCTTTGGATACAATCCAACAGCCTCTCGTAGTGCATGTTTAGCCTTCGAAAACGTTTTCAACCGCTAATTATATATAAATTCAATTTCGCACCATAATAGGTACAATTTCAGTCACTCTTGCAAGTCAGGTCTCTATGACGTTACTGACTAGGGCGTTGGGGTGATAACCTTGCAAGTACTTCTTCGTTCCACGGTAAGGAAGACTAACATTGTTGTACTGGAAAGTTTTCTGAGAATTTCTATCAACAAATTATTTACTTGTATTTTTAGTAAACAATCACGAGTTTTAGTTCACTTGTAGGATCAAACTCAGAAATCCTAAAGGACACTTTGTGTAAAACGTTCGAGAAAATGTAATTGTGTTAAAGGGATTTCTAATGTAAATAACAAAAGAAATAAAGTAAAAATGCTTAAATTGACAGAGCAAGTAAA from Lathyrus oleraceus cultivar Zhongwan6 chromosome 7, CAAS_Psat_ZW6_1.0, whole genome shotgun sequence encodes the following:
- the LOC127100524 gene encoding F-box protein SKIP14 — translated: MALNFSHRSFFPGGMAEDNLVSPMRMGNGYRVDGIPEMSGGGSGGDGFGNGWCDVDNCFDYGNDRCDRGGVSATQDSVSNDIIDRLPTDPFGMGIGTTFTAITGWLEDLDFEYGGYGGYGGDEIGTSGENYPLFAGLNFIWNNAVRFHTFPQWGNVGMEENRFQGVSGFSEYSQREVGEASCSFSAESSRDMDGVMGFGFDYKDVAVAGVSGDMNMNDVNCHAGDEHSPHPAIIYSLPYLGLSGLLAVERVCKYLHFTVRTDTLLWKSIHVDQPLNERITDDVLLELTSRAQGKLECLSLVECSRITDDGLRRVLEVNPKIIKLSVPGCTRLSIEGIVGMLKAYKNSLGAQGVKHLHIGGLYGVTPKHFEEIKLLLSTDSQQQEQSHTDSQLQGHSRADSQLKKLSNKPHFYCRWNLYLPCDDNRSIDIELCPRCENLRLVYDCPAEGCQGVVGHASQVCRACTLCIPRCSQCGRCINDGEYEETFCLELLCSNCSHHLSKLLGKTDGKVGLIRPSSP